Proteins co-encoded in one Bacillus infantis NRRL B-14911 genomic window:
- a CDS encoding DMT family transporter produces MTQSRSLADICLLLVALVWGATFVLVQNAISFLEPFTFNAVRFFIAGMLLAMWLFIFKREQLARLNWKLVSSGIFIGLWLFAGYAFQTAGLLYTTSSKAGFITGLSVVMVPLLAFALLKIKPGANSVIGVAAAAAGLYLLAMTDASSLNKGDMLTFVCAAGFALHIIFTGKFSKHHPALLLTVVQILTVSGLASVSALLFEDWQSALNPDIILEGNVVTALLVTSIFATALAFLAQTAFQKFTTPTRVALIFAMEPVFAAAAGYLWAGDRLTISALAGCGLIFAGMVYAELPSRKEKREVAREQKSA; encoded by the coding sequence ATGACACAGTCCCGATCCTTGGCAGATATCTGCCTTCTTCTGGTAGCACTCGTGTGGGGTGCGACCTTTGTGCTGGTCCAGAATGCCATTTCTTTTCTGGAGCCATTCACTTTCAATGCGGTGCGTTTTTTTATCGCCGGAATGCTCCTTGCCATGTGGCTCTTTATTTTTAAACGGGAACAGCTGGCCCGCCTCAATTGGAAGCTGGTATCCTCAGGCATCTTCATAGGCCTTTGGCTGTTTGCAGGATATGCCTTCCAGACAGCCGGCCTTCTTTATACAACTTCTTCAAAAGCAGGCTTTATTACGGGCTTAAGTGTCGTAATGGTCCCTTTATTGGCCTTTGCTCTGCTGAAAATTAAGCCAGGCGCCAACAGCGTCATCGGAGTGGCTGCTGCTGCGGCCGGCCTCTATCTGCTCGCCATGACAGATGCATCTTCCCTGAACAAAGGGGATATGCTGACATTTGTCTGTGCTGCAGGATTTGCCCTTCATATCATTTTCACCGGCAAATTCAGCAAACACCATCCGGCCCTGCTTTTGACGGTTGTTCAAATATTGACTGTGTCAGGTCTTGCAAGTGTTTCTGCTCTTTTATTCGAGGATTGGCAGTCAGCCCTGAATCCTGATATTATCCTCGAAGGAAATGTTGTTACGGCTTTGCTGGTGACTTCCATATTTGCTACCGCTCTCGCCTTTTTGGCGCAGACTGCTTTCCAGAAATTCACCACTCCCACAAGAGTGGCGCTTATCTTTGCAATGGAGCCTGTCTTTGCAGCGGCAGCCGGCTATCTCTGGGCAGGGGACCGCCTCACGATTTCGGCCCTTGCTGGATGCGGGCTGATTTTTGCGGGAATGGTCTATGCAGAGCTGCCTTCAAGGAAGGAAAAAAGGGAAGTGGCGCGCGAGCAAAAATCCGCTTAA
- a CDS encoding DUF6123 family protein, with amino-acid sequence MKTVEEYLTHLESKGFQFREDAKGFVYFGKQYTNASDELANAAIEITLKAQKAFDGSFYVSLLEMLMANGITTRKEALHFIKQKELLAI; translated from the coding sequence TTGAAAACCGTTGAAGAATATTTGACTCACCTTGAAAGCAAAGGCTTTCAATTCCGTGAAGACGCAAAAGGATTTGTATACTTTGGCAAGCAATATACGAATGCATCGGATGAACTGGCAAATGCCGCTATCGAAATAACACTAAAAGCACAAAAAGCCTTTGACGGGAGCTTTTATGTGTCCCTGCTGGAAATGCTGATGGCCAATGGGATCACTACCCGCAAAGAAGCGCTCCATTTCATCAAACAAAAAGAGCTTTTGGCTATATAA
- a CDS encoding divergent PAP2 family protein — MNKGVIVALLSIIIAQGMKIPLHFLKKREWKPGLFFQTGGMPSSHSAGVSSLTTFIALKRGLPTIDFALSLVFGLIVMYDAQGIRRQTGELTLKVNSMEELMDKVHKDEAVEFSEEKPKKLKEMLGHQPQEVLGGALLGILTGSAGYLLSKKDRKLSKFKVKFRR; from the coding sequence TTGAATAAAGGAGTCATTGTAGCGCTGCTCAGCATCATCATTGCCCAGGGCATGAAAATACCTCTCCACTTTTTAAAGAAAAGGGAATGGAAGCCGGGTTTGTTTTTCCAGACAGGCGGGATGCCGAGCTCCCATTCAGCAGGCGTGTCCTCCCTGACTACATTTATCGCCCTGAAACGCGGGCTGCCGACAATTGATTTTGCTCTGTCTCTTGTATTCGGCCTGATTGTCATGTATGATGCGCAGGGAATTAGGAGGCAAACGGGCGAGCTGACCTTGAAGGTTAACTCTATGGAAGAGCTGATGGACAAAGTCCACAAAGATGAAGCAGTGGAATTCAGTGAAGAAAAACCGAAAAAGCTTAAAGAAATGCTCGGGCATCAGCCACAGGAAGTGCTTGGTGGCGCCCTGCTTGGAATCCTTACCGGTTCGGCAGGCTATCTGCTCTCAAAAAAAGATAGAAAATTGTCGAAATTCAAGGTAAAATTTAGAAGATAG
- the sspL gene encoding small, acid-soluble spore protein L, whose translation MSKNGHANRGKKAPGVNPQGYGQDAEFAEEPKSKLENAAKKKNTK comes from the coding sequence GTGAGTAAAAACGGCCATGCCAACAGGGGGAAAAAAGCCCCTGGCGTCAATCCCCAAGGCTACGGACAGGATGCCGAGTTTGCTGAAGAGCCAAAAAGCAAGCTTGAGAATGCTGCAAAAAAGAAAAATACGAAATAA
- a CDS encoding 5'-3' exonuclease: protein MNENKPSLLLVDGMALLFRAFFATAVTGQFMINSKGVPTNAIQGFLKHFFTAVSSFKPTHVAVCWDMGSKTFRTEMFSGYKANRSEAPIELLPQFDLVKEAVEAMDIPNIGLAGFEADDCIGTIARNLQPEARVSILTGDQDILQLLDKDISVILLKKGFGNYLVHTADTFYEEKGITPRQMIDLKAFMGDPSDNYPGVKGIGEKTALKLLQQFEHVDGVIENLDKLTKAQKAKIEEGLEMLHLSRQLAEIKCDVPVQCVLDDAVYKINQQKAMEKFSELELRGLYRHLEKLEESKSLA, encoded by the coding sequence ATGAATGAAAATAAACCTTCCCTGCTGCTTGTTGATGGCATGGCACTGTTATTCAGGGCGTTCTTTGCAACTGCTGTCACCGGCCAGTTTATGATCAATTCAAAAGGGGTTCCGACTAATGCGATTCAGGGATTTCTGAAGCATTTTTTCACAGCCGTATCATCCTTTAAGCCAACACATGTGGCTGTATGCTGGGATATGGGCAGCAAAACCTTCAGGACTGAAATGTTCAGCGGCTATAAAGCAAACCGCTCAGAAGCGCCAATCGAATTGCTTCCTCAGTTTGATCTGGTCAAAGAAGCTGTAGAAGCTATGGATATTCCCAATATCGGGCTGGCCGGGTTTGAAGCTGATGACTGCATCGGCACGATTGCGAGAAACCTTCAGCCGGAGGCCAGGGTTTCTATCCTGACGGGCGACCAGGATATTCTGCAGCTCCTTGACAAAGATATTTCGGTCATCCTGCTTAAAAAAGGGTTTGGCAATTATCTTGTCCATACAGCAGATACCTTTTATGAAGAAAAAGGGATTACGCCAAGGCAGATGATCGATCTCAAAGCTTTTATGGGAGATCCAAGCGATAACTATCCTGGGGTAAAAGGAATCGGCGAAAAAACAGCATTAAAGCTTTTGCAGCAGTTCGAACATGTGGATGGCGTTATCGAGAATCTGGACAAGCTCACAAAAGCGCAAAAAGCTAAAATTGAAGAGGGGCTTGAAATGCTCCATCTAAGCAGGCAGCTGGCAGAGATTAAATGCGATGTTCCAGTCCAATGTGTCCTGGATGATGCTGTTTATAAAATCAATCAGCAAAAGGCGATGGAAAAGTTCAGTGAACTGGAATTAAGGGGGCTGTACAGGCATCTCGAAAAGCTTGAGGAAAGCAAGAGCCTTGCCTGA
- a CDS encoding sulfurtransferase produces the protein MKWVKELNEVIEGLGSEDVRFCDCRFSLGEPEKGEKAYLEEHIPGAVYFHLEKDLSGQVSKHGGRHPLPDMDDFKGKLEQAGISNHSTVIAYDGGEGAFAARLWWLLKYAGHENVYVLNGGFKEWKKEGQPVTKEIPHIVRSEYALSLNAEILADTEEATKVSEAESKKTLIDSREAKRYLGIEEPIDKKAGHIPGAVNYPWTDGFASGKYRNAEEQRKRFSSIRLEDPVIVYCGSGVTAAPNFIALKEAGYENVKLYVGSFSDWISYPENPVAQAAGK, from the coding sequence ATGAAATGGGTGAAAGAACTGAATGAGGTGATAGAAGGGCTCGGCAGCGAAGACGTCAGGTTTTGTGATTGCCGGTTCAGTCTGGGGGAGCCGGAAAAAGGGGAAAAGGCCTATCTTGAAGAACATATCCCGGGCGCTGTTTATTTTCATTTGGAAAAGGACCTTTCCGGACAAGTGTCAAAGCATGGCGGAAGGCACCCCCTCCCGGATATGGATGATTTCAAGGGAAAACTTGAACAGGCGGGAATCTCCAATCATTCAACTGTCATTGCTTATGACGGCGGAGAAGGGGCGTTTGCTGCAAGATTATGGTGGCTGCTCAAATATGCCGGCCACGAAAACGTCTATGTCCTGAATGGCGGCTTCAAAGAATGGAAGAAGGAAGGACAGCCTGTGACAAAAGAAATTCCCCACATTGTGAGGAGTGAATATGCCTTAAGCCTAAATGCTGAGATACTGGCTGATACAGAAGAGGCAACAAAGGTTTCCGAGGCTGAAAGCAAGAAAACCTTAATAGATTCACGGGAGGCAAAACGCTATCTGGGAATAGAGGAGCCTATTGATAAAAAAGCTGGCCATATTCCCGGAGCAGTCAATTATCCATGGACAGACGGATTCGCTAGCGGAAAATACAGGAATGCGGAAGAACAAAGGAAAAGATTCAGCAGCATCAGACTGGAAGATCCTGTCATTGTTTATTGCGGTTCAGGCGTCACGGCCGCCCCTAATTTCATTGCTTTAAAGGAAGCAGGCTATGAAAATGTAAAGCTGTATGTCGGCAGCTTCAGCGACTGGATTTCCTATCCGGAGAATCCAGTAGCTCAGGCAGCTGGCAAATAA
- a CDS encoding nucleotidyltransferase domain-containing protein produces MKEWLQDLEKKHNITIYYACEAGSRAWGTASEQSDYDVRFIYKYNEVRSYLALKPEQQTIVHASPADSAGWDLFKAFSLLEKSNPSLYEWAYSPIVYIDRQDFASRLRNFISEEYSSLKLAKHYQGLMVRNLKEISGKELTPRRQKQLIHAARSGLLAGMLSKEMKAVPWSDLFACAPEGQDFAQILPYYHILGESKVSGRLIKESERAELEVLLYGQTNQLDIPAGEAGKRENTRGKLNQWLWELLDI; encoded by the coding sequence GTGAAGGAATGGCTTCAGGATCTGGAAAAGAAGCATAACATCACCATATATTATGCATGTGAAGCAGGAAGCCGCGCCTGGGGAACGGCTTCCGAACAATCGGATTACGATGTTCGTTTTATTTACAAATACAATGAGGTACGCAGCTATTTAGCGTTAAAGCCTGAACAGCAGACAATTGTCCATGCCTCGCCGGCAGACTCGGCAGGCTGGGATTTGTTCAAGGCTTTCAGCCTGCTGGAAAAATCGAATCCGAGCCTTTATGAATGGGCGTATTCGCCAATCGTCTATATTGACAGGCAGGATTTTGCCAGCCGTCTCCGGAACTTCATCAGTGAAGAATATTCTTCTCTTAAGCTTGCAAAGCATTATCAGGGACTGATGGTTCGGAACTTAAAAGAAATCTCGGGCAAGGAATTGACGCCAAGGAGGCAGAAACAGCTGATCCACGCTGCAAGATCCGGCCTGCTGGCAGGAATGCTGTCAAAAGAAATGAAAGCTGTGCCTTGGTCCGATCTCTTTGCCTGTGCTCCTGAAGGACAGGACTTTGCCCAAATACTGCCATACTATCATATCCTTGGAGAATCAAAGGTGAGTGGCAGACTGATAAAGGAAAGTGAAAGAGCAGAATTGGAAGTCCTTTTATACGGGCAGACAAACCAGCTGGACATTCCGGCGGGGGAGGCTGGCAAAAGGGAAAATACCAGGGGGAAGCTGAACCAATGGCTTTGGGAACTTCTCGATATTTAG
- a CDS encoding dynamin family protein — MSFTLPEQRTAEKLNKAAAFHDYLAEQKDAQTAEKAGQLARKISRDEFTIAFCGHFSAGKSSMVNKIIGEDLLPSSPIPTSANLVKIKAGEDYAKVYFKEGNPRLYPAPYDYERVKQYCRDGGQIHSIEISKPGTILPENIAVMDTPGIDSADDAHRISTESALHLSDLIFYVMDYNHVQSELNFLFTKELAAAGKEIYLIINQIDKHREEEISMAKFKASVRESFSSWGVQPEHIFYTSLKQEEHPHNEFGKLRQFIHEKMALSKELLPRAAEEAIKRLADEHIRFLEALDESEEQRLNGILEGLPGQRRETLEKDAAALADKLNKRKAERDSFQEHLGKELEKVLKNAYLMPYQTRELAEKYLESRQPGFKVGLFFSRQKTGEESARRLDAFYQDLHDRVRSELVWHIKEVFSSTIKEKELHDPELLEAVQSFSIPFTAQMIEQTVKSGAMLTGEYVLNYTEDVASAVKKTAKDHFEQIKNIMIQKAAENSSEAIEKSEAEYREVKGLAEAWISLNEMKEKQLAAKMRLEQVIHEDYPSDQLSASAIELTADTETAEVAPDEEEDFLDKVNDKAEMEEEEIQFAGRSADPDDIIKKLLFTAEKLKGVPGFSKTAAELARKAARLKDKDYTVALFGAFSAGKSSFANALIGERLLPVSPNPTTAAINKIRPVDHDHAHGTSLVHFKTAEVLYGDVNRSLKAFNEQATDLEDALRKIGKLSEAGDLNSSEKTHLAFLNAFSKGYPDYRAKLGDTMTVSLAEFGAFVADEEKSCLVELIEVFYDCPLTRQGITLVDTPGADSINARHTGVAFDYIKNSDAILFVTYYNHAFSRADREFLIQLGRVKESFELDKMFFAVNAVDLASSEEEMESVLRYVEDQLTQYGIRRPHLNPVSSLLGLQEKLGEAAGKSYLAEFEERFYSFISSELSAIAVNSAENEWERAIGQLRSFIRSSREDESAKQMKREKIAGEKAGVRDILEKGSSLMLKKRLEQEADELIFYIKQRVFFRFGDFIKEAFNPSVLKDDGRNMKKALQDALADFLSSFGFDFAQEMRATSLRLEVFAGKLAKEAQASLVSSISKISGDITFTEFEVSSHPGLDFTSAFSDLEPGLFKKALSYFKSPKTFFEQNGRKQLGEELHKVLDGPADNYLASESSRLKDYYARILEEEYRKLTAEMADQAAEYYEGISAALSDEIPLDKLIELERSLVQFTSGSKGWSREGMASGSGKEA, encoded by the coding sequence GCTTTTTGCGGCCATTTCTCAGCCGGAAAATCAAGCATGGTCAATAAAATCATCGGTGAAGACCTCTTGCCGTCGAGCCCGATTCCTACCAGCGCCAATTTAGTGAAAATTAAAGCGGGGGAGGATTATGCCAAGGTCTATTTTAAAGAAGGTAATCCCCGCCTCTATCCTGCTCCATATGATTATGAGCGTGTAAAGCAGTATTGCCGGGATGGCGGCCAGATCCACTCGATCGAAATCAGCAAGCCGGGAACAATCCTCCCGGAGAATATCGCAGTCATGGATACACCGGGAATCGATTCGGCAGATGATGCCCACAGAATTTCAACAGAATCTGCCCTTCACCTTTCCGACCTCATTTTTTACGTGATGGATTATAATCATGTCCAGTCAGAGCTTAATTTTCTGTTTACAAAAGAGCTTGCTGCTGCTGGAAAAGAGATTTATCTGATCATCAATCAGATTGATAAACACCGTGAAGAAGAAATAAGCATGGCAAAGTTCAAAGCCAGTGTGAGAGAGTCATTTTCTTCCTGGGGGGTTCAGCCTGAACATATTTTCTATACCTCACTAAAGCAAGAGGAACATCCTCATAATGAGTTCGGAAAGCTGCGCCAATTCATCCATGAAAAGATGGCTTTAAGCAAGGAATTGCTTCCCCGGGCAGCAGAGGAAGCTATAAAAAGGCTCGCTGATGAGCATATCCGATTCCTGGAGGCGCTCGATGAGTCAGAAGAACAGCGTTTGAACGGAATATTGGAAGGGCTTCCGGGACAGCGGAGAGAGACTCTAGAAAAGGACGCTGCTGCTTTGGCGGATAAGCTCAATAAGAGAAAGGCAGAAAGGGATTCTTTCCAGGAACACCTTGGAAAGGAGCTGGAAAAGGTCTTAAAGAATGCTTACCTGATGCCTTACCAGACAAGGGAGCTTGCAGAAAAGTATCTCGAATCCCGTCAGCCGGGATTTAAAGTCGGCCTGTTTTTCTCACGCCAGAAAACCGGGGAGGAATCAGCCCGCCGCCTTGATGCCTTTTATCAGGACCTTCATGACCGGGTAAGGTCGGAGCTGGTCTGGCATATAAAGGAAGTGTTTTCAAGTACAATAAAAGAAAAAGAGCTGCATGATCCGGAACTGCTGGAAGCGGTGCAAAGCTTCTCCATCCCGTTTACAGCACAAATGATCGAACAGACTGTGAAAAGCGGAGCCATGCTGACAGGTGAATATGTGCTTAACTATACAGAGGATGTTGCCTCAGCGGTCAAAAAAACGGCTAAGGATCATTTCGAACAAATCAAAAACATCATGATCCAAAAAGCGGCAGAAAATTCTTCCGAAGCAATTGAAAAATCAGAAGCGGAATACAGGGAAGTCAAAGGTCTTGCAGAGGCGTGGATCAGCCTGAATGAAATGAAAGAAAAACAGCTGGCTGCAAAAATGAGGCTGGAGCAGGTAATCCATGAAGACTATCCTTCTGATCAGCTCAGTGCCAGCGCAATCGAGCTGACAGCAGACACAGAAACAGCCGAAGTTGCGCCGGATGAAGAAGAAGACTTTTTGGATAAGGTGAACGATAAAGCTGAGATGGAAGAAGAAGAGATTCAATTTGCCGGGCGAAGCGCAGATCCGGATGACATAATCAAAAAGCTATTATTTACAGCTGAGAAATTGAAGGGCGTTCCCGGCTTTTCCAAGACGGCTGCCGAATTGGCCAGAAAAGCAGCGCGGCTGAAGGACAAGGACTATACGGTTGCATTATTCGGAGCCTTCAGTGCCGGCAAGTCATCGTTCGCAAATGCGCTGATTGGCGAAAGGCTGCTGCCGGTTTCGCCAAATCCGACTACAGCAGCAATCAACAAGATCAGGCCTGTCGATCATGATCATGCCCATGGCACAAGCCTGGTGCATTTTAAAACAGCCGAGGTCCTTTACGGAGATGTCAATCGTTCCCTTAAGGCTTTCAATGAACAGGCAACAGATCTTGAAGATGCCCTGCGAAAAATAGGAAAGCTGAGTGAAGCAGGGGATCTGAACAGCAGTGAAAAAACCCATCTGGCTTTCCTGAATGCCTTTTCGAAAGGTTATCCGGATTACCGTGCCAAGCTGGGAGATACGATGACAGTGAGTCTGGCAGAATTCGGGGCCTTTGTGGCAGATGAAGAGAAATCCTGTCTGGTGGAGCTGATTGAGGTGTTTTATGACTGCCCATTGACGAGGCAGGGCATCACCCTTGTCGACACTCCTGGAGCCGATTCCATCAATGCCCGCCATACAGGTGTTGCATTCGATTATATAAAAAATTCAGATGCCATCCTTTTTGTCACCTATTATAATCATGCATTTTCAAGGGCTGACAGGGAATTCCTCATCCAGCTTGGAAGGGTGAAGGAGTCTTTTGAACTCGACAAAATGTTCTTTGCCGTCAATGCAGTAGATCTCGCCTCAAGTGAGGAGGAGATGGAGTCTGTGCTCCGCTATGTGGAAGATCAGCTGACTCAGTACGGCATTCGCCGGCCGCATCTGAATCCGGTCTCAAGTCTGCTTGGACTTCAGGAGAAGCTGGGAGAGGCAGCCGGCAAATCTTATTTGGCAGAGTTCGAGGAACGGTTTTATTCGTTCATTTCCAGCGAGCTCTCTGCCATTGCCGTAAACTCGGCTGAAAATGAATGGGAACGAGCCATCGGTCAGCTCAGGAGTTTTATCCGCTCTTCCCGGGAAGATGAGTCGGCAAAGCAGATGAAACGCGAGAAGATAGCAGGGGAGAAGGCTGGAGTCCGGGATATTCTTGAAAAAGGCTCTTCCCTGATGCTGAAGAAAAGACTTGAGCAGGAAGCGGATGAGCTCATCTTTTACATTAAGCAGCGGGTATTTTTCAGGTTTGGCGATTTTATCAAAGAAGCCTTTAATCCTTCTGTCCTGAAAGATGATGGAAGGAATATGAAGAAAGCGCTCCAGGATGCCCTGGCAGACTTCCTCAGCTCTTTCGGATTTGATTTTGCCCAGGAGATGAGGGCGACCTCGCTGAGACTTGAAGTATTTGCCGGCAAGCTGGCAAAGGAAGCCCAGGCCTCCCTGGTATCTTCCATCAGCAAAATCAGCGGAGACATTACTTTTACAGAATTTGAAGTCTCCAGCCATCCAGGGCTTGATTTCACATCCGCTTTTTCGGACCTGGAGCCCGGACTGTTCAAAAAGGCTTTAAGCTATTTTAAAAGCCCTAAGACATTCTTTGAACAGAATGGCAGAAAACAGCTGGGCGAGGAACTGCACAAAGTGCTGGATGGACCGGCTGACAATTATCTGGCTTCCGAGAGCAGCAGGCTGAAAGACTATTATGCACGCATTCTGGAAGAAGAATACCGAAAGCTGACTGCCGAAATGGCAGATCAGGCAGCAGAATACTATGAAGGGATTTCCGCAGCGCTGAGTGATGAAATTCCTCTTGATAAATTGATTGAACTGGAACGCTCACTCGTCCAGTTCACATCTGGCAGTAAAGGGTGGTCACGTGAAGGAATGGCTTCAGGATCTGGAAAAGAAGCATAA